In a genomic window of Flexibacter flexilis DSM 6793:
- a CDS encoding MGH1-like glycoside hydrolase domain-containing protein encodes MTAEETRLHESKKRHWKRWGPYLTDRQWGTVREDYSFDGNAWGFITHDHARSKAYRWGEEGIGGICDEHQHICFAFAFWNGKDPLLKERLFGLTGPEGNHGEDVKELYYYLDSTPTHSYMKMLYKYPQQAFPYSQLVAENRARNRQQPEFEILDTGIFDNNEYFDIFLEYAKVDTDDILIRATIHNRSDKPAPLTVLPTIWFRNTWSWNNYNTIPDMRAAAPDTIILEHHAMDDYHFYFDGYPLLLFCDNESNKERLYGQPRGKSDFYKDGINDFVVEGKRESVNAKRRGTKAAGVYKINVKPNEPVTLQVRLSRKAHDHPFTEAAQTFESRKQEADEFYNKIQCNITDADVKNIQRQAFAGMMWSKQFYYYNVKEWIEGEPNNFQVSPDRKFGRNSHWKHINNADIISMPDKWEYPWYAAWDLAFHCVPIAMIDADFAKDQLLLFLSENYMHPNGQIPAYEWNFGDVNPPVHAWAVLRVYRKDKRAKGGKGDMSFLERAFHKLLLNFTWWINRKDSTGNNIFEGGFLGLDNIGVFDRSSPLPTGGYIEQADGTGWMAMYSLNMLRIAIELAEHNTVYQDLAIKFFDHFLNIALAINGNMGNNNSGLWDAEENFFFDLLCMPDGSSKLLKVRSIVGLIPLFAVETLKSEAYEKMPEFRKKLNFFLKTKPQLAGLVSRYSEPGKGERRLLALLNKYRIQKVLERMLDETEFLSDFGIRALSRYHKENPYQFKLGDYTLTVDYQPGESDSAMFGGNSNWRGPIWFPINYLIFESLLKYYDYYGDDFKIEWPKGSGKMLTIKDITIMLSSRMLNIFRQNADGKRPVYNGNEKMQTDPHFKDYILFYEYFNGDNGNGLGASHQTGWTGILADMINKMYRQ; translated from the coding sequence ATGACTGCAGAAGAAACCCGATTGCACGAATCCAAAAAACGCCATTGGAAAAGATGGGGCCCTTACCTGACCGACAGGCAGTGGGGCACGGTTCGGGAAGATTATAGTTTTGATGGCAATGCTTGGGGATTTATCACACACGACCACGCACGCAGCAAGGCGTATCGGTGGGGAGAAGAAGGCATCGGTGGTATTTGCGACGAACATCAACATATTTGTTTTGCTTTTGCTTTCTGGAACGGGAAAGACCCATTACTCAAAGAACGACTTTTCGGCCTCACGGGTCCAGAAGGAAATCATGGCGAAGATGTAAAAGAATTGTACTATTATTTGGATAGCACACCGACACATTCGTACATGAAAATGCTGTATAAATACCCTCAACAAGCATTTCCATACTCGCAACTTGTGGCCGAAAACCGCGCCCGCAATCGCCAACAACCCGAATTTGAAATATTAGATACAGGTATTTTTGACAATAACGAGTATTTCGATATTTTTCTGGAATACGCCAAAGTAGATACGGACGATATTTTGATTCGTGCCACCATACACAATCGTTCGGACAAACCTGCTCCGTTAACTGTGTTGCCAACTATCTGGTTTAGAAATACTTGGTCGTGGAATAATTACAATACAATTCCTGATATGCGTGCCGCAGCACCTGATACTATTATCTTGGAGCATCATGCGATGGACGATTATCATTTTTACTTTGACGGCTATCCTTTATTGCTTTTTTGCGACAACGAAAGCAATAAAGAGCGTTTGTACGGGCAGCCGCGCGGTAAAAGTGATTTTTACAAAGACGGTATCAATGATTTTGTGGTAGAAGGAAAACGTGAGTCGGTGAATGCCAAACGTAGAGGTACGAAAGCGGCAGGTGTGTACAAAATCAATGTTAAACCCAACGAACCCGTTACGCTTCAAGTCAGACTTTCGCGCAAAGCCCACGATCATCCATTTACAGAGGCTGCCCAAACGTTTGAGAGCCGTAAGCAAGAAGCCGACGAGTTTTACAACAAAATCCAGTGCAACATTACCGATGCTGACGTGAAAAATATTCAACGTCAGGCATTTGCGGGCATGATGTGGAGCAAACAATTTTATTATTACAACGTCAAAGAATGGATAGAAGGCGAGCCTAATAATTTTCAGGTATCGCCCGACCGCAAATTTGGGCGCAATAGCCACTGGAAGCACATCAACAACGCCGACATTATTTCCATGCCCGACAAATGGGAATATCCGTGGTATGCAGCTTGGGATTTGGCTTTTCACTGCGTACCAATCGCCATGATTGATGCGGATTTTGCCAAAGACCAACTTTTATTGTTTTTGTCAGAAAATTATATGCATCCCAACGGCCAAATTCCTGCTTATGAGTGGAATTTTGGGGACGTAAATCCGCCTGTTCATGCGTGGGCAGTGCTTCGGGTGTATCGCAAGGACAAACGCGCCAAAGGCGGCAAAGGCGATATGTCATTTCTGGAAAGAGCATTTCATAAACTATTGCTCAATTTTACGTGGTGGATCAATCGCAAAGACAGCACGGGCAACAACATTTTTGAAGGTGGCTTTTTGGGCTTGGATAATATTGGGGTCTTCGATCGCAGCAGCCCATTGCCCACAGGCGGCTACATAGAGCAAGCCGACGGCACAGGTTGGATGGCCATGTATTCGCTCAATATGTTGCGCATTGCCATTGAGTTGGCCGAGCATAACACAGTGTATCAGGACTTAGCGATTAAGTTTTTTGACCATTTCTTAAATATCGCCCTCGCCATCAACGGTAACATGGGCAACAACAATAGCGGCCTTTGGGACGCGGAAGAAAACTTTTTCTTTGATTTGTTGTGTATGCCCGACGGCAGCTCTAAACTCCTGAAAGTGCGTTCGATTGTGGGACTTATTCCGCTATTTGCCGTCGAGACGCTCAAGTCCGAAGCCTACGAGAAAATGCCCGAATTTAGGAAAAAGTTAAATTTCTTCCTGAAAACAAAACCACAATTGGCGGGTTTGGTGTCTCGTTATTCCGAACCAGGCAAAGGCGAACGCCGTTTGTTGGCTTTGCTTAACAAATACCGCATTCAAAAAGTGTTGGAAAGAATGCTCGACGAAACCGAGTTTCTGTCTGATTTCGGGATTCGGGCTTTGTCGCGCTACCACAAAGAAAATCCCTATCAGTTCAAACTGGGCGATTATACACTGACGGTGGACTATCAGCCAGGCGAATCGGATTCGGCCATGTTTGGCGGCAACTCCAATTGGCGTGGTCCGATTTGGTTTCCGATAAACTATCTTATTTTCGAGTCGTTGCTTAAATATTATGATTATTACGGTGATGATTTCAAGATAGAATGGCCAAAAGGTTCTGGTAAAATGCTCACTATCAAAGACATTACTATTATGTTGAGCAGCCGAATGTTAAATATTTTCCGACAAAATGCCGACGGCAAACGTCCCGTCTATAACGGCAACGAAAAGATGCAAACCGACCCGCATTTCAAGGATTATATTTTGTTTTATGAATATTTCAACGGCGACAACGGCAACGGCTTAGGCGCAAGCCACCAAACAGGCTGGACGGGCATTTTGGCTGACATGATCAACAAAATGTATAGACAATAA
- a CDS encoding ArsR/SmtB family transcription factor, with translation METTSSMTSLMERISEEELNKASNILKVIAHPVRMCIVDLLRDNNRLSVVELQGLLNLEQPIASQHLTLMQDKGILRSERVGKNRFYSLAKTDLTRVVDCIEHCLGGSK, from the coding sequence ATGGAAACTACATCATCAATGACAAGCTTGATGGAGCGCATTTCTGAGGAAGAACTCAACAAAGCCTCTAACATTTTGAAAGTAATTGCACACCCTGTACGTATGTGCATCGTGGATTTGCTCCGCGACAACAACCGCCTTTCGGTAGTGGAACTTCAGGGCTTATTAAATTTGGAACAGCCAATTGCCTCACAGCATCTTACACTCATGCAAGACAAAGGCATTCTTCGTTCTGAAAGAGTAGGTAAAAACCGTTTTTATTCTTTAGCCAAAACAGATTTGACTCGCGTAGTTGACTGCATCGAACACTGCTTAGGTGGTTCGAAATAA
- a CDS encoding LysM peptidoglycan-binding domain-containing protein yields the protein MKKITIVLVLLFFGKILASHAQETVTTPEQMQFAGIELKISEKVRASIDENVQSLMKNNKYFRQKVERADAYFHIIEKVFAEENIPDDIKYLVLQESGLISDAVSTSNAVGFWQFKKATGIEMGLRIDDDVDERMNIVASSHAAAKYFKRHNFYMKNWIYAVLSHYAGLGGAKSVADPQYMGADKMELDEKTHWYVIKYLSHKVAFESVIHRTPVLPLKVLEYDDCEGKTLEQIAQETNIELEQIRFYNKWLKADKVPTDKDYVVLLPVKSDQETGLMAMINKPVVGESENIKPWKEKTGLFGWGKSKSSSEPKTDAKTGEYVSEAPIFFSWNGIKAIQARKGDNINKLALQSDISKEDFLEYNDLRNFDLIVSGQVYYIRKKHKRAKVPFHTVKDGETLWEISQNYGITMQSLLKKNRMDKPELLKAGRVLWLRRTRPESTPIEYEEVPPAPPIFPLPKKEKTDSVPQQQSQQKPKSNTALAQNKTKQNTASEPVSDKIEFVLPMDSVRAARQAALADSMLKADELQEQAAENSLDSIKIFVAGGEKLPTKKPSKEDIEELNEPVQEPTPTPEKPKSTPNSKTEPTKPATLPKTESKPVVEEMVEAVPFKVHNIEAGQTLYKVSKLYGVRVDSIVAWNNLDGTPLKLGQALKIRTDKDIVSTAPVSTPEPAPAKEKTPTPKTETIEVVVPKTKPTTPPTTTKSTVNQNNTATESVKYYTVKSGDTLYKIARENSVTVGQLKEWNNKADFSVSLGEKLVVKK from the coding sequence ATGAAGAAAATAACCATTGTATTGGTCTTGCTTTTTTTTGGCAAAATATTGGCCAGCCATGCACAAGAAACCGTTACTACACCTGAACAAATGCAATTTGCAGGTATAGAACTCAAAATTTCGGAAAAAGTACGCGCCAGCATTGACGAAAACGTGCAATCGTTAATGAAAAATAACAAATACTTTCGCCAAAAAGTAGAGCGTGCCGATGCGTATTTTCATATCATCGAAAAAGTTTTTGCAGAAGAAAATATCCCTGACGATATAAAGTATTTGGTTTTACAGGAAAGTGGGCTGATTTCTGATGCGGTTTCTACGTCCAATGCCGTTGGTTTTTGGCAGTTCAAAAAAGCAACAGGCATCGAAATGGGTTTGCGCATAGACGACGATGTGGACGAACGCATGAATATCGTGGCTTCTTCGCACGCGGCAGCCAAATATTTCAAACGACATAATTTCTACATGAAAAACTGGATTTATGCTGTGCTTTCGCATTATGCGGGCTTGGGTGGCGCGAAAAGTGTGGCCGACCCGCAATACATGGGTGCGGACAAAATGGAGCTTGACGAAAAAACCCACTGGTATGTTATTAAATATTTGTCGCACAAGGTGGCCTTTGAGAGCGTAATTCACCGCACGCCCGTGCTACCGCTCAAAGTACTGGAATACGACGATTGTGAAGGCAAAACCCTTGAACAAATCGCGCAAGAAACCAACATCGAACTGGAACAAATTCGTTTTTATAATAAATGGCTCAAAGCCGACAAAGTGCCCACCGACAAAGATTATGTGGTGCTTTTGCCCGTGAAGTCTGATCAAGAAACAGGCCTGATGGCCATGATAAACAAACCCGTAGTAGGCGAGTCGGAAAACATTAAGCCTTGGAAAGAAAAAACAGGCTTGTTTGGCTGGGGCAAATCCAAGAGCAGTTCCGAACCCAAAACCGATGCCAAGACAGGCGAATATGTGAGCGAAGCTCCTATTTTCTTTTCTTGGAATGGGATAAAAGCTATTCAGGCACGCAAAGGCGATAATATCAACAAACTGGCCTTGCAATCGGATATTTCTAAAGAAGATTTCTTGGAATACAACGACTTACGCAATTTTGATTTGATTGTGTCGGGGCAAGTGTATTATATCCGTAAAAAGCACAAACGTGCTAAAGTGCCATTTCATACCGTAAAAGACGGCGAAACACTTTGGGAAATTTCGCAAAATTACGGGATTACGATGCAGTCGCTTTTGAAGAAAAACCGCATGGACAAACCTGAACTGTTGAAAGCAGGCCGCGTGTTGTGGTTGCGCCGCACACGCCCCGAAAGTACGCCCATCGAGTACGAAGAAGTTCCGCCTGCACCACCAATTTTTCCTTTGCCCAAAAAAGAAAAAACAGATAGCGTACCGCAACAACAAAGCCAACAAAAACCCAAAAGCAATACGGCTTTAGCCCAAAACAAAACCAAACAAAATACGGCCAGCGAACCTGTTTCGGACAAAATAGAATTTGTGTTGCCAATGGATTCGGTGCGTGCTGCTCGCCAAGCAGCGTTGGCAGATTCGATGCTCAAAGCCGATGAGTTGCAGGAACAAGCCGCCGAAAATAGTCTAGATAGCATCAAAATTTTTGTGGCAGGTGGCGAAAAACTTCCAACCAAAAAGCCTAGCAAAGAAGACATTGAGGAGTTAAACGAACCCGTGCAAGAGCCCACGCCAACGCCCGAAAAACCAAAATCAACGCCAAACAGCAAAACTGAGCCAACCAAACCCGCCACTTTGCCCAAAACAGAAAGCAAACCCGTAGTGGAAGAAATGGTGGAAGCCGTGCCGTTTAAGGTGCATAACATAGAAGCTGGACAAACGCTTTACAAAGTAAGTAAACTCTACGGCGTGCGCGTGGATAGCATCGTGGCTTGGAACAATTTGGACGGCACGCCGCTCAAACTGGGGCAAGCCCTCAAAATTCGGACGGATAAAGATATTGTGAGTACCGCACCAGTCAGCACGCCAGAACCAGCACCCGCGAAGGAAAAAACACCAACGCCCAAAACGGAAACCATAGAAGTGGTTGTGCCCAAAACAAAACCTACTACACCACCGACTACTACAAAATCTACTGTAAATCAAAATAATACGGCTACTGAATCAGTAAAATATTATACCGTAAAAAGTGGCGATACGCTTTACAAGATCGCACGCGAAAACAGTGTAACGGTTGGCCAACTCAAAGAATGGAACAACAAAGCAGATTTCAGTGTGTCTTTGGGTGAAAAATTGGTAGTAAAGAAATAA
- a CDS encoding phytoene desaturase family protein: protein MSSYQKYDAVIIGSGPNGLSAGIFLAQKGKNVLIIEASSTVGGGTGTKQLTLEGFQHDVCSAVHPMGYLSPYMRTLRLEEYGLEWIFPNASVAHPLDTGEVILLKKSVEETAEQLGADKDRYIRLMQPLAKHIDWLMEDSMRPLGMVKHPFFMAQFGLKALWPAQTFANFYFKEEKAKALFAGCAAHSILPFDKFFTAALGLVFLATGHAVNWPIAKGGSTAIAAAMRKCFEAHGGEIQLNQKITDFGQLPAARSYIFDTDPFQLASIASKQLPDSYTNQLRKFNFGPGVFKIDYALSAPIPWKNKAALEASTVHLGGTLAEIAYDEKQVWEGHNPTKPYILMAQQSQFDPSRSPQGKHTGWAYCHVPNGSKADMTEVIENQIERFAPGFKQTILGKYTMGTADFQAYNPNYFGGAVTGGAADITQLFTRPVARLDPYSTPNSQIFICSASTPPGGGVHGMNGYFAAQSVWKNVLS, encoded by the coding sequence ATGTCTTCTTACCAGAAATACGATGCCGTAATCATTGGCTCAGGCCCTAACGGCTTAAGTGCAGGTATTTTTTTAGCACAAAAAGGAAAAAATGTGCTAATCATAGAGGCTTCCAGCACTGTTGGGGGCGGCACAGGCACAAAGCAACTTACCTTAGAAGGATTTCAGCATGATGTTTGTTCGGCGGTTCACCCGATGGGTTATCTGTCGCCTTATATGCGTACGTTGCGTCTGGAAGAATATGGTTTGGAATGGATTTTCCCCAATGCTTCGGTGGCTCACCCACTGGACACTGGCGAGGTGATTTTACTCAAAAAATCAGTAGAAGAAACGGCCGAACAGTTAGGTGCAGACAAAGACCGCTACATCAGGCTCATGCAGCCTTTGGCCAAACATATCGATTGGCTCATGGAAGATTCTATGCGGCCTTTGGGCATGGTCAAGCACCCTTTTTTCATGGCGCAATTTGGCCTAAAAGCCTTATGGCCTGCGCAAACATTTGCTAATTTTTATTTTAAAGAAGAAAAAGCAAAAGCCCTTTTTGCGGGTTGTGCGGCGCATAGTATTTTGCCTTTTGATAAATTTTTTACGGCGGCTTTGGGGCTTGTCTTTTTGGCTACAGGCCATGCCGTAAACTGGCCAATTGCCAAAGGTGGTTCTACGGCGATTGCGGCGGCAATGCGCAAATGTTTTGAGGCGCATGGCGGGGAAATTCAATTGAATCAGAAAATTACAGATTTCGGACAGTTGCCTGCGGCTCGGTCTTATATTTTTGATACAGACCCGTTTCAATTGGCTTCTATCGCCTCGAAGCAATTGCCTGACTCTTATACCAACCAACTCCGAAAATTCAATTTTGGGCCTGGTGTTTTCAAAATAGATTACGCGCTTTCTGCCCCAATTCCTTGGAAAAATAAAGCCGCTTTAGAGGCTTCTACCGTTCATTTGGGTGGCACTTTGGCCGAAATTGCCTACGATGAAAAGCAAGTATGGGAAGGCCATAATCCGACCAAGCCGTATATCCTGATGGCGCAACAAAGCCAGTTTGACCCCAGCCGCAGTCCGCAAGGCAAGCATACGGGTTGGGCGTATTGCCACGTCCCGAATGGCTCAAAAGCAGACATGACGGAGGTGATAGAAAACCAAATAGAGCGATTTGCGCCAGGGTTTAAGCAAACAATTTTAGGGAAATATACGATGGGAACGGCTGATTTTCAGGCCTATAATCCGAATTATTTTGGGGGAGCCGTAACAGGCGGCGCGGCAGACATTACGCAATTGTTTACTCGACCTGTGGCAAGGCTCGACCCATATTCAACGCCCAATTCCCAAATATTTATATGCTCAGCCTCTACGCCGCCAGGCGGTGGTGTGCATGGCATGAACGGCTATTTTGCGGCGCAAAGCGTTTGGAAAAATGTATTGTCGTAG
- the mnmE gene encoding tRNA uridine-5-carboxymethylaminomethyl(34) synthesis GTPase MnmE yields the protein MRPESNFSFQDTIVAPISAAGVGAVALLRVSGQQAFEICNQLFKSKKLADVPSHTVHFGILRDMAGKPLDEVLITVFKAPNSFTGENVAEIACHGSPFIVQEILRNLVAAGARMAQAGEFTRRAFLNGKFDLAQAEAVADLIAAETEAARDAALSQMRGGFSKEIQTLREKLIHFASLIELELDFGEEDVEFADRQDLRDLIYELRGLITPLLTSFSYGNVLKNGVPTVIAGRPNAGKSTLLNALLKEEKAIVSEIAGTTRDFIEDELVMEGIVFRFIDTAGLREGTTDRIEAIGIERTKAKMQQAGLILYMFDLQDIRDVEDYISHREYVQSFGVPFLMVGNKADVYLPDELKAYFDSVAEEVVLISAKKQLHLEDLKNHILRKLNIGEVRAGNTVVTNARHHEALVQTDASLLAVLDGLDRRVTGDFLAMDIRHALHALGSITGQISHEDLLDNIFSKFCIGK from the coding sequence ATGCGTCCCGAATCTAACTTTAGTTTTCAAGATACAATTGTTGCTCCCATTAGCGCGGCTGGTGTGGGAGCGGTGGCCTTGCTTCGCGTGTCGGGGCAACAGGCTTTTGAGATTTGTAATCAATTATTTAAGTCAAAAAAATTAGCGGATGTGCCCAGCCACACCGTACATTTTGGCATTCTGCGCGACATGGCGGGCAAGCCTTTGGACGAAGTATTGATTACGGTTTTTAAAGCTCCCAACTCGTTTACGGGCGAGAATGTGGCCGAAATTGCTTGCCACGGGTCGCCGTTTATTGTACAAGAAATTCTCCGCAATTTGGTAGCAGCTGGCGCACGAATGGCGCAGGCTGGCGAATTTACGCGCCGTGCGTTTCTTAATGGCAAATTTGATTTGGCGCAGGCCGAAGCCGTTGCCGACCTTATCGCCGCCGAAACCGAAGCGGCCAGAGATGCGGCCTTGAGCCAAATGCGCGGCGGTTTTTCCAAAGAAATTCAGACTTTGCGCGAAAAACTCATTCATTTTGCTTCGCTCATCGAATTGGAATTGGATTTTGGGGAAGAAGATGTAGAGTTTGCCGACCGCCAAGACTTGCGCGATTTGATATACGAGTTGCGCGGACTCATTACGCCTTTGCTTACTTCGTTTTCGTATGGCAATGTGCTCAAAAATGGCGTGCCGACGGTGATTGCAGGCCGTCCGAATGCGGGCAAATCCACGCTGCTCAATGCTTTGCTCAAAGAAGAAAAAGCAATTGTGTCGGAAATTGCGGGCACAACGCGCGATTTTATAGAAGACGAATTGGTGATGGAAGGCATTGTTTTTCGGTTTATAGATACGGCAGGTTTGCGCGAAGGCACTACCGACCGCATCGAGGCCATTGGCATTGAGCGCACCAAAGCCAAAATGCAACAAGCTGGACTTATTTTGTATATGTTTGATTTGCAGGACATTCGGGACGTGGAGGACTACATCAGTCACCGTGAATATGTGCAAAGTTTTGGCGTGCCGTTCCTGATGGTCGGCAACAAAGCCGATGTTTATTTGCCCGACGAGCTAAAAGCGTATTTTGACAGCGTAGCCGAAGAGGTGGTGTTGATTTCGGCCAAAAAGCAATTGCATCTGGAAGACCTCAAAAACCATATTTTACGCAAACTCAACATCGGGGAAGTGCGTGCGGGTAACACGGTCGTAACCAACGCACGCCACCATGAGGCCTTAGTCCAGACGGATGCGTCGCTGCTGGCCGTACTTGATGGCCTCGACCGCCGCGTAACTGGGGATTTCTTGGCAATGGACATTCGGCACGCACTGCACGCGCTGGGAAGCATCACTGGCCAAATCTCTCACGAAGACCTTTTGGATAATATCTTTAGTAAATTTTGCATCGGTAAATAA